In Fusobacterium hwasookii, a single window of DNA contains:
- a CDS encoding aldehyde dehydrogenase family protein, which yields MENILKKSYKMFINGEWVNSSNGVMVKTYAPYNNELLSEFPDASESDIDLAVKSAKEAFKTWRKTTVKERARILNKIADIIDENKDLLATVETMDNGKPIRETKLVDIPLAATHFRYFAGCILADEGQATVLDEKFLSLILREPIGVVGQIIPWNFPFLMAAWKLAPALAAGDTVVLKPSSTTTLSLLVLMELIQDVIPKGVVNLVTGKGSTAGEFLKNHPDLDKLAFTGSTAVGRDIALAAAEKLIPATLELGGKSANIILDDADIEKALEGAQLGILFNQGQVCCAGSRIFVQEGIDDEFISKLVKKFENIKIGNPLDPTTVMGSQIDARQVKTILEYVEIAKQEGGVVLTGGVKYTENGCDKGNFVRPTLITYVNNGCRVSQEEIFGPVAVVIKFKTDDEVIAQANDSEYGLGGAVFTKNINRALRLAREIQTGRVWVNTYNQIPEHAPFGGYKKSGIGRETHKVILEHYTQMKNILIDLEEGTSGLY from the coding sequence ATGGAAAATATATTAAAAAAATCATATAAAATGTTTATAAATGGGGAATGGGTAAATTCAAGTAATGGAGTTATGGTAAAGACTTATGCTCCTTATAATAATGAATTATTATCAGAATTTCCTGATGCAAGTGAAAGTGATATAGATCTTGCAGTTAAAAGTGCAAAAGAAGCTTTTAAAACTTGGAGAAAAACAACAGTAAAAGAAAGAGCAAGAATTTTAAATAAAATTGCTGATATTATAGATGAAAATAAAGATTTATTAGCAACAGTTGAAACTATGGATAATGGTAAGCCTATAAGAGAAACAAAGTTAGTGGATATTCCATTAGCAGCAACTCACTTCAGATACTTTGCTGGATGTATTTTAGCAGATGAAGGACAAGCAACTGTTTTAGATGAAAAGTTTTTAAGTTTAATTTTAAGAGAACCTATAGGAGTTGTTGGGCAAATTATACCTTGGAACTTCCCATTCTTAATGGCAGCTTGGAAATTAGCACCAGCTCTTGCAGCAGGGGATACAGTTGTTTTAAAACCATCTAGTACAACAACATTAAGTTTATTAGTTTTAATGGAACTTATTCAAGATGTAATTCCAAAAGGAGTTGTAAACTTAGTTACAGGAAAAGGAAGTACAGCAGGAGAATTTTTAAAGAATCATCCTGATTTAGATAAATTAGCTTTCACAGGTTCAACAGCAGTTGGTAGAGACATAGCTCTTGCAGCAGCAGAAAAATTAATTCCAGCAACTCTTGAATTAGGTGGAAAATCAGCAAATATTATTTTAGATGATGCTGATATAGAAAAAGCTCTTGAAGGAGCTCAACTTGGAATATTATTTAACCAAGGACAAGTTTGTTGTGCAGGTTCAAGAATATTTGTACAAGAAGGAATAGATGATGAATTTATATCAAAACTTGTAAAGAAATTTGAAAATATTAAAATAGGAAATCCATTAGATCCTACAACTGTAATGGGAAGTCAAATAGATGCAAGACAAGTAAAAACTATTTTAGAATATGTTGAAATAGCTAAACAAGAAGGTGGAGTTGTTTTAACAGGTGGAGTAAAATATACTGAAAATGGTTGTGATAAAGGAAACTTTGTAAGACCTACTTTAATAACATATGTTAATAATGGTTGTCGTGTTTCTCAAGAAGAAATTTTTGGACCAGTGGCTGTTGTAATTAAATTTAAAACAGATGATGAAGTTATTGCCCAAGCAAATGATAGTGAATATGGACTTGGAGGAGCAGTATTCACAAAAAATATCAATAGAGCTTTAAGACTTGCAAGAGAAATTCAAACTGGTAGAGTATGGGTTAATACTTATAACCAAATTCCTGAACATGCTCCATTTGGAGGATATAAAAAATCTGGTATAGGAAGGGAAACTCATAAAGTTATCCTAGAACACTATACACAAATGAAAAATATCTTAATTGACTTAGAAGAAGGGACTTCTGGATTATATTAA
- the rbr gene encoding rubrerythrin produces the protein MDLKGSKTEKNLMTAFAGESQARNKYNFYAKVAKEEGYEQIAELFDITANNEKEHAKLWFKALHGDTIPETLVNLADAAAGENYEWTDMYAKFAEEAREEGFLKLAKQFEMVGQIEKEHEERYRKLLENIKNGAVFHSEEKVAWECMDCGYLHYGNDAPGKCPVCGAEKAKFKRRAVNY, from the coding sequence ATGGATTTAAAAGGAAGTAAAACAGAAAAGAATTTAATGACAGCATTTGCTGGGGAATCACAAGCAAGAAATAAATATAATTTCTATGCTAAGGTTGCTAAGGAAGAAGGATATGAACAAATAGCTGAATTATTTGATATAACAGCTAACAATGAAAAAGAACATGCTAAACTTTGGTTTAAAGCATTACATGGAGATACTATTCCTGAAACATTAGTCAATCTTGCTGATGCAGCGGCTGGAGAAAACTATGAATGGACAGATATGTATGCTAAATTTGCAGAAGAAGCAAGAGAAGAAGGTTTCTTAAAATTAGCTAAACAATTTGAAATGGTTGGACAAATTGAAAAAGAACATGAAGAAAGATATAGAAAATTATTAGAAAATATCAAAAATGGAGCAGTTTTCCATTCAGAAGAAAAAGTAGCTTGGGAATGTATGGATTGTGGATATCTACATTATGGTAATGATGCACCAGGTAAATGTCCTGTTTGTGGAGCAGAAAAAGCTAAATTCAAAAGAAGAGCAGTTAATTATTAA
- a CDS encoding putative glycoside hydrolase — translation MKFTKKLLSVITIMFMGIFYSKETYSKEKKLKTDYSYVTEKINIYSDENKKENIGTLIKGTRVNVYNTKEITKKIKNKQGKEIGITIIMKKITYKDINKTKVAWIEDGYLAPTLNEAVDQRFKNLDFSEKEKKEYKDNKRVKVRGLYVSAHSVALKGRLDELIELAKKNNINAFVIDVKGDYGELTFPMSDEINKYTKSANKNPIIKDIEPVIKKLKDNGIYVIARIVSFKDTIYAKENPDKIIVYKDGGKAFTNSDGLVWVSAYDKNLWEYNVTVAKEAAKAGFNEIQFDYVRFPASNGGKLDKVLNYRNTENMTKAEAIQKYLNYAKKELDSYNVYISADIYGQVGSSSDDMALGQFWEAVSSEVDYVSPMMYPSHYGKGVYGLAVPDANPYKTIYASTKDSINRNNNIDSPAIIRPWIQAFTATWVKGHISYGPNEIKDQVKAMKDLGVDEYILWSPTNRYEKFF, via the coding sequence ATGAAATTTACAAAAAAGTTATTATCAGTAATTACAATTATGTTTATGGGAATTTTTTATTCAAAAGAAACTTATTCAAAAGAAAAAAAATTAAAGACAGATTACAGTTATGTTACAGAAAAAATTAATATTTATTCAGATGAGAATAAGAAAGAAAATATTGGAACTTTAATAAAAGGAACTCGTGTTAATGTTTATAATACAAAAGAAATTACAAAAAAGATTAAAAATAAACAAGGAAAAGAAATTGGTATAACAATTATTATGAAAAAAATAACATATAAAGATATAAATAAAACAAAAGTTGCTTGGATAGAGGATGGTTATTTAGCACCAACTTTAAATGAAGCAGTTGATCAAAGATTTAAAAATTTAGATTTTTCTGAAAAAGAGAAGAAAGAATATAAAGATAATAAAAGAGTTAAAGTAAGAGGACTATATGTTTCAGCACACTCTGTTGCACTTAAAGGTAGATTAGACGAACTTATAGAACTTGCTAAAAAGAATAATATCAATGCCTTTGTTATAGATGTAAAGGGAGATTATGGAGAATTAACTTTTCCTATGTCAGATGAGATAAATAAATATACAAAGTCAGCCAATAAAAATCCAATAATAAAAGATATTGAACCTGTAATAAAAAAATTAAAAGATAATGGTATTTATGTTATTGCAAGAATAGTATCTTTTAAAGATACAATCTATGCTAAGGAAAATCCTGATAAAATAATTGTGTATAAAGATGGTGGAAAAGCATTTACAAATAGTGATGGACTTGTTTGGGTATCAGCTTATGATAAAAATTTATGGGAGTACAATGTAACAGTTGCAAAAGAAGCTGCAAAAGCAGGATTTAATGAAATACAATTTGATTATGTAAGATTTCCTGCTTCTAATGGTGGAAAACTTGATAAGGTATTAAATTATAGAAATACAGAAAATATGACAAAAGCTGAAGCTATTCAAAAATATTTAAACTATGCCAAAAAAGAATTGGATTCATATAATGTATATATAAGTGCTGATATTTATGGACAAGTAGGAAGCTCATCGGATGATATGGCATTAGGACAATTTTGGGAAGCAGTTAGTTCAGAAGTGGACTATGTATCTCCAATGATGTATCCTAGCCACTATGGAAAAGGTGTCTATGGACTTGCTGTTCCTGATGCTAATCCTTATAAAACAATTTATGCTTCAACAAAAGATTCTATAAATAGAAATAATAATATAGATAGTCCTGCTATTATAAGACCTTGGATACAAGCATTTACTGCTACTTGGGTAAAAGGACATATAAGTTATGGACCAAATGAAATTAAAGATCAAGTTAAGGCAATGAAAGATTTAGGTGTTGATGAATATATTTTATGGAGTCCTACTAATAGATACGAAAAATTCTTTTAA
- a CDS encoding toxin-antitoxin system YwqK family antitoxin: MRKSFLFIFLIFLVNSIFSYSSTNNSTDEELQKVFDKNKEIIVVYRASIQDTIPKKYIENIIPKEEFNISNDNRIKITIKYTQKNKSDILAEIYTPDGDLAVKTEIKLRRKLLFNEIEKLVQEIEDNEASNQSDILNNKFSDKFLENIKSFVSYSYYDDGSVNSKTEYDFDRKSITMLTYGDGKILSKTIAKYKGSIQDENMDIDFYENLTKTFIKMKVKKIENGQEIRTFYPSGKLKSIGVYKNNILNGNYKEYNEDGSLKKETFYKDGIDINKIKFLK, translated from the coding sequence ATGAGAAAAAGTTTTTTATTTATTTTTTTAATTTTTTTAGTAAATAGTATTTTTTCTTATTCTTCTACAAACAATTCTACTGATGAGGAACTACAAAAAGTATTTGATAAGAATAAAGAAATTATAGTTGTTTATAGGGCTAGCATTCAAGATACCATTCCTAAAAAATATATTGAAAATATTATTCCAAAAGAAGAATTTAATATTTCAAATGATAATCGTATAAAAATTACAATCAAATATACACAAAAAAATAAATCAGATATATTGGCAGAAATATATACTCCAGATGGAGATTTAGCAGTAAAAACAGAAATTAAATTAAGAAGAAAGCTTTTATTTAATGAAATAGAAAAATTAGTTCAAGAAATTGAAGATAATGAAGCTAGTAATCAATCAGATATTTTGAATAATAAATTTAGTGATAAGTTTTTAGAAAATATAAAATCTTTTGTTTCTTATTCATATTATGATGATGGAAGTGTTAATTCTAAGACAGAATATGACTTTGATAGAAAAAGTATAACTATGCTTACATATGGTGATGGAAAAATTTTAAGTAAAACAATAGCTAAATATAAAGGTTCTATCCAAGATGAAAATATGGATATAGATTTTTATGAAAATTTAACCAAAACTTTTATAAAAATGAAAGTAAAAAAGATTGAAAATGGACAAGAAATAAGAACTTTTTATCCAAGTGGGAAATTGAAATCTATTGGAGTTTATAAAAATAATATTTTAAATGGAAACTATAAAGAGTATAATGAAGATGGAAGTTTAAAAAAAGAAACTTTTTATAAAGATGGAATAGATATAAATAAAATAAAATTTTTAAAATAA
- a CDS encoding toxin-antitoxin system YwqK family antitoxin codes for MKKRLIVLLMFLLSCMVIYSDDINSQSESNSFSSKNFLKKLNSLTTENPEKTEKFANYLEDEMERKKEVTYFIKVDKDEKKITVLAENGEILFDEPVSEEVINSFPTYQTKIKEVEEKGLMKTYVEANYMVKTVRKPNFKNEKVEEPEKKEKTELSKLEDNIKLLLKSYDVLNSSIASIYEARDKMVTVQRYRNKTMTIMGEEDGQKIKIVYNFDNSFVGGAMKIFVDDVLISQSKIKNLLPDGEIKLFHPNGKLSGTATATEGKLNGVAKLLDENGNTIEEVIYKNNKVVKRIK; via the coding sequence ATGAAAAAAAGATTAATAGTACTATTAATGTTTTTATTATCTTGTATGGTAATTTATTCTGATGATATTAATAGTCAAAGTGAATCAAATTCTTTTAGTTCAAAAAATTTTTTAAAGAAGTTAAATTCTTTAACAACCGAGAATCCTGAAAAAACAGAGAAATTTGCAAATTATTTAGAGGATGAAATGGAAAGAAAAAAAGAAGTTACTTATTTTATAAAAGTTGACAAAGATGAAAAGAAAATAACTGTTTTAGCAGAAAATGGAGAAATTCTTTTTGATGAACCTGTTTCAGAAGAAGTTATAAATTCTTTTCCAACATATCAAACTAAAATTAAAGAAGTTGAAGAAAAAGGATTAATGAAGACGTATGTAGAGGCAAACTACATGGTAAAGACAGTTAGAAAACCAAACTTTAAGAATGAAAAAGTAGAAGAACCAGAAAAGAAAGAAAAAACAGAATTATCTAAATTAGAAGATAATATTAAATTACTTTTAAAATCTTATGATGTTTTAAATTCTTCAATTGCTAGTATATATGAAGCTAGAGATAAGATGGTTACTGTTCAACGTTATAGAAATAAAACAATGACTATTATGGGAGAAGAAGATGGTCAAAAAATAAAAATAGTATATAATTTTGATAATAGTTTTGTAGGTGGAGCTATGAAAATATTTGTTGATGATGTTCTTATATCTCAATCAAAAATTAAAAATTTACTTCCTGATGGGGAAATAAAATTATTTCATCCAAATGGAAAACTTTCAGGAACAGCTACTGCAACTGAGGGAAAATTAAATGGAGTAGCAAAATTACTTGATGAAAATGGAAATACAATAGAAGAAGTTATATATAAAAATAATAAAGTTGTAAAAAGAATAAAATAA
- the hpf gene encoding ribosome hibernation-promoting factor, HPF/YfiA family, protein MKLSIHGRKITLTDAIRKYAEEKISKVEKFNDSIIKIDATLAASKLKTGNAHVTEILAYLSGSTLKATATETDLYASIDKAVDIMENQLKKHKEKRSRAKVQDDTRKKSYSFDYIVEAEEKLSDEKKLVRVYLPLKPMEISEAILQLEYLNRVFFAFTNTETGKMAVVYKRKDGDYGVIED, encoded by the coding sequence ATGAAATTATCAATTCATGGAAGAAAAATTACTTTAACTGATGCTATTAGAAAATATGCAGAAGAAAAAATTTCAAAGGTAGAAAAATTTAATGACTCTATTATCAAAATAGATGCCACATTAGCTGCTTCTAAATTAAAAACTGGTAATGCACATGTTACAGAAATTTTAGCTTATCTAAGTGGAAGTACATTAAAAGCAACTGCAACTGAAACAGATTTATATGCTTCAATAGATAAAGCTGTAGATATTATGGAAAATCAATTAAAAAAACATAAAGAAAAAAGAAGTAGAGCAAAGGTTCAAGATGATACTAGAAAGAAATCTTATAGTTTTGATTATATAGTTGAAGCAGAAGAAAAACTTTCAGATGAAAAGAAATTGGTTAGAGTTTACTTGCCTTTAAAACCTATGGAAATTTCAGAAGCTATTTTACAACTTGAATATCTAAATAGAGTTTTCTTTGCTTTTACAAATACTGAAACAGGAAAAATGGCAGTAGTTTATAAGAGAAAAGATGGAGACTATGGAGTTATTGAAGATTAA
- the mutL gene encoding DNA mismatch repair endonuclease MutL translates to MSRIRILDESVSNAIAAGEVVENPTSMIKELIENSLDAGSKEIKLEVWNGGLDISISDSGCGMSKEDLLLSIERHATSKIFTKDDLFNIRTYGFRGEALSSIASVSKMILSSRTEDTQNGTQMNVLGGKVTNLKDIQKNVGTQIEIKDLFYNTPARKKFLRKESTEYLNIKDIFLREALANPNVKFILNIEGKESIKTSGNGIENAILEIFGKNYLKNFSKFSLGYLGNANLFKANRDSIFVFINGRSVKSKIVEEAVIAAYHTKLMKGKYPTALIFLEVEPSEIDVNVHPSKKIVKFANQNAIFDLVRGEIENFFTDDEDFISPYIETENEVEEIDKKVENTKNNFLDINDFKDDMQDFSQLSVVAKEDYSKKDYTNIKVEKESFNDINNKMKSFGSAETTTESPINQNEIKENSKNIEIFDSSVKRETFDEAKDKYIFNQEDTSRGKIFDDFSSLKNIDFKVIGQVFDTFILVERNGLLEIYDQHIIHERILYEKLKQEYYNHSMSKQNLLVPIRFELDPREKQLALENIEIFSSFGFDIDDFDKNEILLRSIPTMNLRDSYENIFREILDNISKNKDVDIRENIIVSMSCKGAIKANHKLTIEEMYSMVAKLHEVGEYTCPHGRPIIVKMSLLDLEKLFKRK, encoded by the coding sequence ATGAGTCGTATTAGAATTTTGGATGAAAGTGTTTCTAATGCAATAGCAGCTGGAGAAGTTGTAGAAAATCCTACTAGTATGATTAAGGAATTGATAGAAAATTCATTAGATGCGGGAAGTAAAGAAATTAAATTAGAAGTTTGGAATGGTGGTCTTGACATTTCTATAAGTGATAGTGGTTGTGGAATGTCAAAAGAGGATTTACTTCTTTCTATTGAAAGACATGCAACAAGTAAAATTTTTACAAAAGATGATTTATTTAATATTAGAACTTATGGTTTTAGAGGAGAAGCATTATCTTCAATAGCTTCTGTTTCAAAGATGATTTTATCTTCAAGGACAGAAGACACACAAAATGGGACTCAAATGAATGTTCTAGGTGGAAAAGTTACTAATCTAAAGGACATTCAAAAAAATGTTGGAACACAAATAGAAATAAAAGATTTATTCTATAATACACCTGCAAGAAAAAAATTTTTAAGAAAAGAAAGTACTGAATATTTGAATATAAAGGATATATTTTTAAGAGAAGCATTAGCTAATCCTAATGTTAAATTTATTTTAAATATTGAAGGAAAAGAAAGTATAAAAACAAGTGGAAATGGAATAGAAAATGCTATACTTGAGATATTTGGAAAAAACTATTTAAAGAATTTCTCTAAATTCTCACTTGGTTATTTGGGAAATGCCAATTTATTTAAAGCTAATAGAGACTCTATATTTGTTTTTATCAATGGCCGTTCTGTTAAATCAAAAATAGTTGAAGAAGCAGTTATAGCCGCTTATCATACTAAACTTATGAAAGGCAAGTATCCAACAGCCTTGATATTTTTAGAGGTAGAACCATCTGAAATTGATGTCAATGTTCATCCTTCAAAAAAGATTGTAAAATTTGCTAATCAGAATGCTATATTTGATTTAGTAAGAGGAGAAATTGAAAACTTTTTTACAGATGATGAGGACTTTATTTCTCCATATATAGAAACAGAAAATGAAGTTGAAGAAATTGATAAAAAAGTTGAAAATACTAAAAATAATTTTTTAGATATAAATGATTTTAAAGATGATATGCAAGATTTTTCACAATTATCAGTAGTTGCAAAGGAAGATTACTCAAAAAAAGACTATACGAATATTAAAGTTGAAAAAGAAAGTTTTAATGATATAAATAACAAAATGAAAAGTTTTGGTAGTGCTGAAACTACTACTGAAAGTCCTATTAATCAAAATGAGATTAAAGAAAATAGTAAAAACATTGAAATCTTTGATAGTTCAGTTAAAAGAGAAACTTTTGATGAAGCAAAAGATAAATATATCTTTAATCAAGAAGATACAAGTAGAGGAAAAATATTTGATGATTTTTCAAGTTTAAAAAATATTGATTTTAAAGTTATAGGACAGGTATTTGATACTTTTATTTTAGTTGAAAGAAATGGACTACTTGAAATTTATGACCAGCATATAATACATGAAAGAATATTATACGAAAAATTAAAACAGGAATACTACAATCATTCTATGTCTAAGCAAAATTTACTAGTACCAATAAGATTTGAGTTAGATCCAAGAGAAAAGCAGTTAGCCTTAGAAAATATTGAGATATTTTCAAGTTTTGGTTTTGATATAGATGATTTTGATAAGAATGAAATTCTATTGAGAAGCATACCAACTATGAATTTAAGAGATAGCTATGAAAATATTTTTAGAGAAATACTAGATAATATCTCAAAAAATAAAGATGTAGATATAAGGGAAAATATAATAGTTTCAATGTCTTGTAAAGGAGCAATAAAAGCTAATCACAAATTGACTATTGAAGAAATGTATTCAATGGTTGCAAAACTCCATGAGGTTGGAGAGTACACTTGTCCCCATGGAAGACCAATTATAGTTAAGATGTCTTTACTAGATTTAGAAAAACTTTTTAAAAGAAAATAA
- a CDS encoding 23S rRNA (pseudouridine(1915)-N(3))-methyltransferase RlmH: protein MNINIICIGKIKDKYINDGIAEFSKRMTSFASLNIIELKEYNKEDSIIISIEKESSEILKQISKSNSYNILLDLDGKEITSENMSKYIDDLKNKGISSINFIIGGSNGVNKEVKNSIDMKLKFSYFTFPHQLMRLILLEQVYRWFAISNNIKYHK, encoded by the coding sequence TTGAATATAAATATTATTTGTATTGGGAAAATAAAAGATAAATATATTAATGATGGTATTGCTGAATTTTCTAAAAGGATGACAAGTTTTGCTAGCCTTAATATCATTGAATTAAAAGAATATAATAAAGAGGATAGTATTATTATTTCTATTGAAAAGGAAAGTTCAGAAATATTAAAACAAATTTCAAAGTCAAATTCATACAATATTCTTTTGGATTTAGATGGGAAAGAGATTACTTCTGAAAATATGTCTAAATATATTGATGATTTAAAGAATAAAGGAATAAGCAGTATAAATTTTATCATTGGTGGCTCTAATGGAGTTAATAAAGAAGTAAAAAATTCAATTGATATGAAATTAAAATTTTCATATTTTACCTTTCCACATCAGCTTATGAGGCTTATACTTTTGGAACAAGTATATAGATGGTTTGCAATATCTAATAATATAAAATATCATAAGTAA
- a CDS encoding tetratricopeptide repeat protein: MLKKFSILLIAGILIGCTNIDDLVGKKDGGPIREIGGEPEIPGETKVVENAPVDDGKIVNKEANNENIKEYLSIVKGNLKGSVKKVEDSVKNDYTVGLGETLIFPLDNEKAIKLTASPKNTNTKINLSNGKVTFRSVYQGQYVLSTYVDGSLNRKIAIAVIAKYDFSEREIYDVIMQNFESKSKDLENAVTLYKMMFPTGRYAKEVNYLFLKYAYDIKNTSLMNEALAGVKNDFTSYSDSEKATILRVAKLTNKEIFVPSETYKTSDPELKSALQEYVGNKGSLDKNDKVFIEKTKKETPETANLAARDKIKSVIDGTIPVKAGSLSGTTPKTVKNTTSKTETGGESYYDKAMKNLNSNPRVAIENFKKSLSTEKIQDKKPEIYYNIASSYAKLGNKVEVTKYLRLLKQEFPNSEWVKRSEALTK; this comes from the coding sequence ATGTTAAAAAAATTCTCAATATTATTAATTGCAGGAATTTTAATTGGTTGTACAAATATTGATGACCTAGTTGGAAAAAAAGATGGAGGACCAATTAGAGAAATTGGTGGAGAACCTGAAATTCCAGGTGAAACTAAGGTAGTTGAAAATGCTCCTGTTGATGATGGAAAAATTGTAAATAAGGAAGCTAATAATGAAAATATAAAAGAATATCTTTCAATAGTAAAAGGTAACTTAAAAGGTTCTGTAAAAAAAGTTGAAGATAGTGTAAAAAATGATTATACAGTTGGCTTAGGAGAAACTTTAATATTCCCACTTGATAATGAAAAGGCAATAAAACTTACTGCCTCTCCAAAAAATACAAATACAAAAATTAATCTTTCTAATGGAAAAGTTACTTTTAGAAGTGTATATCAAGGGCAATATGTATTATCAACTTATGTAGATGGTAGTCTAAATAGAAAAATAGCTATTGCAGTTATAGCAAAATACGATTTTTCTGAAAGAGAAATTTATGATGTAATAATGCAAAATTTTGAAAGTAAAAGCAAAGACTTAGAAAATGCAGTTACTTTATACAAGATGATGTTCCCAACAGGAAGATATGCAAAAGAAGTAAATTATTTATTTTTGAAATATGCCTATGATATTAAAAATACTTCATTGATGAATGAAGCATTAGCAGGAGTAAAAAATGATTTCACTTCATATTCAGATAGTGAAAAAGCTACTATACTTAGAGTAGCAAAATTAACTAATAAAGAAATTTTTGTTCCTTCTGAAACATATAAAACAAGTGATCCAGAATTAAAAAGTGCTTTACAAGAATATGTAGGAAATAAAGGAAGTTTAGATAAAAATGATAAAGTATTTATAGAAAAAACAAAAAAAGAAACACCTGAAACTGCTAATCTTGCAGCAAGAGATAAAATAAAATCAGTTATAGATGGAACTATACCAGTAAAAGCAGGAAGTTTGTCAGGAACAACTCCAAAAACTGTAAAAAATACAACTTCAAAAACTGAAACAGGTGGAGAAAGTTACTATGATAAGGCTATGAAAAACTTGAATTCAAATCCAAGAGTAGCAATAGAAAATTTTAAAAAGTCACTTTCTACTGAAAAAATACAAGACAAAAAGCCAGAAATCTATTATAATATAGCAAGTTCTTATGCTAAACTTGGAAACAAAGTAGAAGTTACAAAATACTTAAGATTATTAAAGCAAGAATTTCCTAATAGTGAATGGGTAAAAAGAAGTGAAGCACTTACAAAATAA